DNA sequence from the Bacteroidota bacterium genome:
CGACCTCGTCATCCGCAAAGGATTTCAAGAAATTTACAAGCACGATGAGCTGCCCAAACCCAAAGCTATCGATGCGTTTGGCGAAAAATGGCGTCCTTACCGATCTATTGCCAGCTGGTACATGTGGCGCGTGATCGATGGCGATAATGCCGCATGGTAAGCTGGGCGGGTGCATGCAGCCTGCGTAAATGTCGTAGCCTGCCTGCATTACCCGCTGTTTGATTTGGTTGATTGCCCCGTTTGTTGGTAGATTTCCCCCGTTTTATTGCTCGCACCGTTACCCACAAAGCTGTCCGTTGCTTGTTTAAAGCCTTTCGTTCAGCAAAATACTTCGATTCCCATGCTGCAAGCGCTCCAGACATTTCTTGGTTCGTATATCAGTGACGTACGGCTTCAGGCTGTGGTCATCGTGGTGCTGTCGTTTATTCTGGCTAAAATTGTGGATGTTATCTGCGGCCGGGCCATACGCTCGTTGACGGGTCGTACCCGGTCTGATGTGGACGACAAGGTAATTGATGTATTACACAAGCCTATTTTTCGCACGGTTGCCTTGCTTGGGGTAATGCTGGCCTTAAGCGTGCTTGGATCCGAGACGGATATGGTAGCCGTTGGCCGGCGTGTTATTATCACGTTGATCATTCTGATCTGGTTATTTGCTGCCCTGCGTCTTGCGCGGACGCTTATCACCGCAACCAGTGAAAACAAACAATCGCGGATGGTACAAAAAGCGACCGTCCCGCTGTTTGATATCGCGGCGAAGGTGATCATTTTTGCGCTTGGTAGTTACTTGATTCTTATTTCCTGGGATATCAATATCAGTGGGTGGTTGGCTTCTGCTGGTATTGTTGGCCTGGGTATTGGCCTTGCTGCACAGGATACCTTTGCCAATTTGTTTGCCGGCCTCTCTATCCTCGCTGATTCGCCTTACAAAATAGGAGACTTCATCGTACTTGATGGTACCGAACGGGGACGGGTTACCCGAATCGGGTTGCGTAGCACCCGGGTGTTGACCAACGACATGATAGAGATTACCATCCCCAATTCGATTATTGCCAATTCAAAAATTGTAAATGAAAGTGGCGGGCCAACGGTTAAGCAACGGCTCCGAATTCCGATTGGTGTGGCGTATGGCGTAGCACTTGATGATGTGGAGCGTGCGTTGCTGGCAGTTGCTGCAGGGGAGGAGATGTTGGCGATGCATCCGGCACCATCAGTACACTTTGCCGGCTTCGGCGATTCTGCGCTCGATTTTGAATTGCGTTGCTGGATCACGACACCGGACAAGCGAGAACAGATTGTTAACCGAATCAATCGCAGTTTGTATGAACAACTCAATGCATCTGGTATCGAAATACCGTTTCCGAAGCGAGACATTTACATCAAAGAGATGCCAAATGCTTCTTAAACCAACGAAGTAGTGCCAATTCTAAAGCGATTAAGAAAATACGGTTGATTCCCTACCCTTCGACGTGCCCTTACTTCCGTATTACCGGCCATTCGGAGCGAATATTGTATCTATAGAACCATGTGTAAATGGCTGTAAAAACGCGCTTTGCGTTTTTTTAATGAGAATGGAAGTTCGTCTTTGCAATGCACGCGGCAAAAAGCCCCAACGATGATGTTTATTTTAATCAAAAGTGTCCCTCGGAGATTATGTCTCGGACGGATCAACTTGACCCCTTCGTGCGTGTTAAGATACGAAGCAAGATCAGTAGGGAATTCTACCGGCTGATCGTTCCAAGTACACCTCTTGAAATTGCAAGTTCTTTGTATCTACATCCCTCTACCACTAGGGAAGAGGCTCATAACACTTCACACCTGACCGCCTCTGCCCCCTTAGACCTTGCGATGTCCCTTACACCACGTATTGGAGGGAGATCATGAAAACACCTCAAACAGAAAATAAATTCTCGCTCTATCTGAGCTACGCTGTCCTTGGCGTAATTTTTATCGTTGATTGCCTCGTCCCTTTTGGCATCTTCGGCGGCGTCCCGTATGTCATCGGCCTCATCGTATTGATGTGGGTACTAAAACCCTCTGATGTGATTTGGTTTAGCGCTTCATGCGGCATTGCTACCGTACTGGCTTTCTTCCTGGGAGAAGACTATACCGTATTGGGCGGGTTGATGAACCGGTTGATGGCTATTTTTACGATGGTTGCCATGGCGATGCTCATCAAGCGGCAAGACGATATTACCGATCAGCAAGCTGAACAGCAAAAGCACCTCAACTCGGTTGTAGAAAAACGAACAGAGGGTCTGAAGCAAGTTGTTGATCAGTTGGAAGAGATGAAAATCAGGCTTGCCGAATCTGAAGAGTTAGGACATTTTGGGTTCTGGGAATTCTATCCTTCGAACCAGCAGATGATCTGGTCAAACGGCGTATTTGCTATTTATGGTTT
Encoded proteins:
- a CDS encoding mechanosensitive ion channel family protein, which gives rise to MLQALQTFLGSYISDVRLQAVVIVVLSFILAKIVDVICGRAIRSLTGRTRSDVDDKVIDVLHKPIFRTVALLGVMLALSVLGSETDMVAVGRRVIITLIILIWLFAALRLARTLITATSENKQSRMVQKATVPLFDIAAKVIIFALGSYLILISWDINISGWLASAGIVGLGIGLAAQDTFANLFAGLSILADSPYKIGDFIVLDGTERGRVTRIGLRSTRVLTNDMIEITIPNSIIANSKIVNESGGPTVKQRLRIPIGVAYGVALDDVERALLAVAAGEEMLAMHPAPSVHFAGFGDSALDFELRCWITTPDKREQIVNRINRSLYEQLNASGIEIPFPKRDIYIKEMPNAS